A section of the Thermovibrio guaymasensis genome encodes:
- a CDS encoding rhomboid family intramembrane serine protease, producing the protein MIPLKDINPSRTTPVVTILIIIICFFVFLYEVILPPDLRKVFISMFAVIPYEITHGVDIPPPDPLTPYGNLVSYQYLHGSWMHILGNMLFLWVFGDNVEDKLGKLKYFIFYTVCGIVAALIQVLVYPNSNIPLIGASGAISGVLGAYAVLFPRAQIITLVFIFFLVDIVAVPAAVWIAAWFTIQFISAMVSATHLSMGGVAWFAHIGGFIAGIVLVKLMRVK; encoded by the coding sequence ATTAATCCTAGTAGGACTACGCCGGTTGTTACTATTTTAATAATAATAATCTGTTTTTTTGTTTTTCTCTACGAAGTAATTCTTCCTCCTGATTTAAGGAAAGTCTTTATTTCAATGTTTGCTGTAATTCCATACGAGATAACCCACGGAGTTGACATTCCTCCTCCAGATCCCCTTACTCCTTACGGAAACCTCGTTTCTTACCAGTACCTCCACGGTAGTTGGATGCACATTTTAGGAAACATGCTCTTCCTTTGGGTCTTTGGTGATAACGTTGAGGATAAGCTTGGTAAATTAAAGTATTTTATTTTCTACACTGTTTGCGGAATAGTTGCTGCGCTTATTCAGGTTCTAGTTTACCCGAACTCTAACATACCTTTAATAGGAGCTTCAGGAGCAATAAGTGGAGTTCTGGGAGCTTATGCAGTTCTCTTCCCGAGGGCTCAGATAATTACCCTCGTTTTCATTTTCTTCTTAGTTGATATAGTTGCCGTTCCGGCTGCCGTCTGGATTGCTGCTTGGTTTACGATTCAGTTTATTAGTGCTATGGTTTCGGCTACTCACCTCTCGATGGGAGGCGTTGCCTGGTTTGCCCACATAGGAGGTTTCATAGCGGGCATTGTTTTAGTTAAGCTCATGAGAGTCAAGTAG
- a CDS encoding 2-isopropylmalate synthase, whose protein sequence is MNREKLYIFDTTLRDGEQTPGVNLTVDEKVQIAKQLERLGIDVIEAGFAVSSPADFEAVRRIAKEVKNSTVCSLARAVELDIKTAWDALKEGNRVRIHTFIATSDIHLKYKLKMSREEALKRAVNAVKLIKEISEGRAEVEFSAEDAGRTDLKYLCEVVEAVIEAGAQVVNIPDTVGYAIPDEWYEKILYIKENVPNIKKAIISVHCHNDLGLATANSLMAVKAGARQVECTVNGIGERAGNAALEEVVMAIKVRSDQFPVYTDIDTTQIYKTSQLVSRLTGVLISKTKPIVGDNAFAHESGIHQHGVLECPETYEIMRPSDIGLTESKIVLGKHSGRHAFKKKLEEMGVELSPEKFEEAFKKFKELASRKKEIYDVDLELIIEGLEGEKERTYQLLYNQAVSGEGVIPSATVKIKTPEGEKLGLAVGNGPVDATYRAIKNALGLGDEIQLRDFKIRALTAGTDALAEVFVTIEGDGYRVSGRGVDPDIVRASALAFIEALNRLERRKLKKKGV, encoded by the coding sequence TTGAATAGGGAGAAGCTGTACATATTTGATACTACTTTGAGGGATGGAGAGCAGACTCCCGGGGTTAATCTAACGGTAGATGAAAAAGTTCAAATAGCTAAGCAGCTTGAGAGGCTCGGGATTGACGTTATAGAGGCCGGCTTTGCAGTTAGTTCTCCAGCCGACTTTGAGGCTGTTAGGAGAATTGCAAAGGAAGTAAAAAACTCTACCGTCTGTTCCCTTGCAAGGGCAGTTGAGCTTGATATAAAAACGGCCTGGGATGCTTTGAAGGAGGGAAACAGGGTAAGGATTCACACTTTCATAGCTACCTCTGATATTCACTTAAAGTACAAGTTGAAGATGAGCCGTGAAGAAGCTCTAAAGAGGGCCGTTAATGCTGTTAAACTGATTAAGGAAATAAGCGAGGGAAGGGCGGAAGTTGAGTTCTCTGCCGAGGATGCAGGAAGGACGGACCTTAAATACTTGTGTGAGGTTGTAGAGGCCGTAATAGAGGCAGGGGCTCAGGTAGTGAACATTCCCGATACTGTAGGTTATGCCATTCCTGACGAGTGGTACGAGAAGATCCTCTACATAAAGGAGAACGTACCAAACATAAAGAAAGCGATAATTAGCGTCCACTGCCACAACGACCTTGGTCTTGCAACTGCAAACTCACTGATGGCGGTTAAGGCAGGTGCTCGTCAAGTTGAGTGTACTGTAAACGGAATTGGTGAGAGAGCGGGGAATGCTGCCCTTGAGGAAGTTGTTATGGCCATTAAAGTTCGTTCTGATCAGTTTCCCGTCTACACAGATATTGACACCACTCAAATTTACAAGACTTCTCAGCTTGTAAGCAGGTTAACCGGCGTTCTGATTTCAAAGACTAAACCGATCGTTGGTGATAACGCTTTTGCTCATGAATCTGGAATTCACCAGCACGGAGTTCTTGAGTGCCCTGAAACCTACGAAATTATGAGGCCATCCGACATAGGTTTAACGGAGAGTAAGATCGTTTTAGGTAAACACTCAGGAAGGCACGCTTTTAAGAAAAAGCTGGAAGAGATGGGGGTGGAGCTCTCTCCTGAGAAGTTTGAAGAGGCTTTTAAGAAGTTTAAAGAACTTGCCTCAAGGAAGAAGGAGATTTACGACGTTGACCTTGAGCTTATAATTGAAGGCCTTGAAGGGGAGAAAGAGAGGACGTATCAGCTCCTATACAACCAGGCAGTTAGCGGCGAAGGAGTAATTCCCTCTGCAACTGTAAAGATAAAGACTCCGGAAGGAGAGAAGTTGGGCCTTGCAGTTGGCAACGGACCTGTTGATGCAACTTACAGGGCTATTAAGAACGCTTTAGGATTGGGGGACGAAATTCAGCTAAGGGACTTTAAGATTAGGGCCTTGACTGCCGGAACTGATGCTTTAGCAGAAGTTTTTGTAACGATTGAAGGCGACGGTTACAGGGTTAGCGGTAGAGGAGTTGACCCTGATATTGTCAGGGCCTCAGCCCTCGCCTTTATAGAGGCCCTCAACAGACTTGAGAGGAGAAAGTTAAAGAAGAAGGGCGTTTAA
- a CDS encoding histidine kinase, with translation MKRVLRFFFLSDLRINLSYPLRMGILYWLVALSLLVLSYTVLKSQISDSHLVLRLLKELFIYELVLGFILFLITSIYAVVSSSDYRKIQRFADEIAKGNFEFNPELSPIADKDLISMKESLNKLRKSLIISRELLKKRSEKI, from the coding sequence ATGAAAAGGGTTTTAAGGTTCTTTTTCCTTTCGGACTTGAGAATAAATCTTTCCTATCCTTTGAGAATGGGAATCCTTTACTGGCTCGTTGCCCTCTCTTTACTTGTTCTTTCTTACACCGTTTTAAAAAGTCAGATTTCAGATTCACACCTCGTACTTAGACTTTTGAAAGAGCTCTTTATCTATGAGCTTGTTTTAGGTTTTATTCTCTTCCTCATTACATCTATCTACGCTGTTGTTTCCTCTTCAGATTATAGGAAGATTCAGAGGTTTGCTGATGAAATTGCAAAGGGGAACTTTGAGTTCAATCCTGAGCTCAGTCCTATTGCCGATAAAGACCTAATTAGTATGAAGGAGTCTTTGAATAAGCTCCGAAAGAGTCTTATAATTTCAAGGGAGCTCCTAAAGAAACGATCTGAGAAGATTTAG
- the rpsL gene encoding 30S ribosomal protein S12 gives MPTINQLVRKGREKKVKRSKAPALQGNPQKRGVCVRVFTTTPKKPNSALRKVARVRLSNGISVTAYIPGIGHNLQEHSVVLVRGGRVKDLPGVRYKIIRGALDAAGVEGRRQSRSKYGTKRPKDQKK, from the coding sequence ATGCCCACAATTAACCAGCTGGTTAGGAAGGGGCGCGAGAAGAAGGTTAAGCGCTCAAAGGCCCCTGCTCTACAGGGTAACCCTCAGAAGAGGGGTGTTTGTGTAAGGGTTTTCACGACTACACCTAAGAAGCCAAACTCAGCCCTTCGTAAAGTTGCAAGGGTGAGGCTTTCAAACGGTATTTCCGTTACAGCTTACATTCCCGGTATCGGTCACAACCTTCAGGAACACTCAGTTGTTCTTGTAAGGGGTGGAAGGGTTAAGGACCTTCCAGGTGTTAGGTACAAAATTATCCGTGGAGCTCTTGATGCTGCCGGAGTTGAAGGAAGAAGGCAGTCCCGTTCCAAGTACGGAACAAAGAGACCTAAAGATCAGAAAAAATAA
- the rpsG gene encoding 30S ribosomal protein S7 — protein MPRKGPVPPREILPDPVYGDKLVAKLINKVMKDGKKSKAEKIVYGAFDIIREKLGEDPLKVFHKAVENVKPLMEVRPRRVGGATYQVPMEVSERRQMHLALKWLVDAARARSERGMVNKLANEIIDAYNERGGAFKKKEDTHKMAEANKAFAHYRW, from the coding sequence ATGCCCAGGAAAGGACCAGTTCCACCAAGGGAAATTCTCCCAGACCCTGTCTACGGTGATAAGCTTGTAGCAAAGCTTATAAACAAGGTAATGAAGGACGGTAAGAAGAGTAAGGCTGAGAAAATCGTTTACGGTGCTTTTGACATTATCAGGGAGAAGTTGGGAGAAGACCCTCTCAAGGTCTTTCACAAGGCTGTAGAGAACGTAAAACCTTTAATGGAAGTACGTCCACGCCGTGTTGGTGGTGCAACTTATCAGGTTCCGATGGAAGTAAGCGAAAGAAGACAAATGCACCTTGCCCTTAAGTGGCTCGTGGACGCTGCACGTGCTCGTTCTGAGCGCGGAATGGTTAACAAGCTTGCAAACGAAATCATTGACGCTTACAACGAAAGAGGTGGGGCCTTCAAGAAGAAGGAGGATACCCACAAGATGGCTGAGGCTAACAAGGCCTTTGCTCACTACAGGTGGTAA